The genomic segment GAATTTAGGTTCGatagaaggaagaaattttattaCTGTGAGGCTGGGACaccctggcacaaggtgcccagagcagctgtggctgcccctggatccctggcagtgtccaaggccaggctggacagggcttggagcagcctgggacagtgggaggtgtccctgcccatggcagaggggggGAATgagatctttaaggtccattctatgattctgtgctGTGTTGGCAGCTTCCTGTCCTACCTATTAagcctcctctcctgctggtTAGGCTCGGAAGCACTCGAACATGTCACATTAGGGAACACACTCATGTAAGATAATCTCGGTTATGTGGCGGCCCGGCGTGCGGCAGCAGTGGGCCCCGGAACCCCCGCGCGGGCCCGAGTTCCCGGCCGGACGCAGGCGGGGACGGGCCCGCCATGGCGGCGCCCACGCGGGTCTTCGCCTTCCGGGACGTGCGCTGGGCCCCGGACCCGGTGCTGGAGCCCAGCGCGGCCGTGCGGAGCCCGCAGCCGGTGCCGCTGGTCATCGACAACGGCTCCTTCCAGACTCGGGCGGGATGGGCCTGCCCCGACCCCTCCGTCCCCGCCGAGCCGCTGCTGCGGTTCCGCTCGCTGGCGGCGCGGAGCCGCGGggcccgcggcggggccggagcggaGACGCAGGTGGGGAACGACCTGGGCAGCCCCGAGCCCCTGCGGTGGCTGCTGCGCTCGCCCTTCGACCGCAACGTGCCcgtgcagctggagctgcaggagctgctcctcgACCACGTCTTCCAGCGCCTCGGCGTCTCCTCGCAGGTACCGCCGGGCCCGTGCATCCCGGAGGGGTCTGGTGGGAAGGGAGCGTGGGGAGCGCCTCgctccacccctgccatgggcatggacaGCTGCCACTGCACCGGGCTGCTCGGATTTCCGTGCTGCCCGGCCTtggacgcttccagggatgaggcagccacagtttctctgggcagcgTGTGTCactgcctcaccaccctcacagaggGGAGTCTTTTCTTAATGTCTAATCTAAACGTACTCCCTTGAACTTGTTGGGTAATGCTCTTATTAGTAGTGTTTACTGACCAGCTGCACACTCAGCTGTGTTGAGAGTTTCTTCTCAGACCTTAGAGCCCTTTGCCTGCATGACAACACCAGTTTGAAAGCTTTACCCAGAGTGGAACTAAACTTCCAGTGGTTTTCACTCACCTCCTCATTGCATAGATTTTGGCTACTTAGACTTTGAATAATTTATGTATGCTTTTAAAAGTCCATTCTCCACCATTATGAGTTTATTCTTTGGTTGAGTTAACATTAACGTCTTTTTTACCCCCTTAAACACTAGATATAATTTAACCTTCACGATTAATATCCTGCACATAAGGTGCCTTCTCATGCCCATTTTGGAGGAGTTTTTGCtgatgctgaaaagaaaaaagcagagataaCTAACCCTGGGTTTTCCCTTCGTGCCTTTGTTACTGTTCTTTCCCCTTGACTCTCCCAGGGTTGTGTGGATCACCCAATTGTTCTGACAGAAGCGGTTTGCAATCCTCTGTACTCAAGGCAAATGATGTCTGAGCTCCTCTTTGAATGCTACCAAGTGCCAAAGGTGTCCTATGGCGTGGACAGCCTGTACAGCTTTTATCACAACAGAAGGCAGAACTGGCCCTGCAGTGGTTTGGTGATATCCTCAGGCTACCAGTGCACACACATTTTGCCAGTCTTAGAAGGCAGGTGAGTTCTGAGTGTCCTAAGACCTGTACAGCCACTGGCTTTTCAACTGATGCAAATACCtgttcctccagccctgcactATTAACTCTTGTATTAATTATACTGATGAGTTCAAACCAGCTCTGCAGATTTTGCTCAGCTCTGTTGAGTTTTGAATTGAAGAAGCAGTGTAGCTCTTGTAAATGTTGTGTTTTAGGTGCTAATTGTGCCTTGGTGTGTGCTTTAAAAGGGAGAAGGGGATATGTGCCCCAAGTGAAACTGAGCATTAGAAAACATACTTTAGGTTTTAAAGCAGCTTTGGGATGAAGTGAAGTGCTCTCTGTGTGAGACTTCTGCAGTACTTGAGGCTTTTATCATTCTGGTTATTCTACTACATtgccttgttttctctttttattttttctcactttttttaaTCCTTACTGCAGGAGATAGCTTTATTATATCTGGTAACTGCTTCAAATTTTCAAGGTTTACACTTGTCCAACCACATAGTGTTACAAAGGTTAAAAAACTGCTTTAGTGCCACGACCCATCACTTCTCTTGTTAGAACAGAACATCTTGCGGTAgccaaaattatttaatatttggtgagtgttttttaaaagcagaacagaataaattttattacagaataaaatagTAAACCCAGCAGTGATCTGTGTTTACTATTTTATTCTGGTGCCTGAGAAAAGCAGGTACGTTAGATTATCTGGTAACTAAACCTTAAAATACTCCTCTGTGAATATGTGACTATTCATCTACAGAAATGAATTAATTTGTGGGGAAGCTCTTGTTTGAtttcctgccccagcctgagGTGTGTCTGTTTGCCTTTTGAGGCTGGATGCCAAGAACTGCAAGCGCATTAACCTGGGGGGCTGCCAGGCTGCCGTGTACCTGCAGCGGCTGCTGCAGCTCAAGTACCCCGGGCACTTTGCGGCCATCACGCTGAGCCGCATGGAGGAGATCCTGCACGAGCACAGCTACATCGCACACGACTACATCGAAGGTAAAACCAGCTCCGCTCCACCAGCAGGGAGTGCTCACACACACTCGGCTTGTCCTCTCCTCCCCTTGTTTCCAAGTTGGCTCCAATTCTTCCAGAAatgttctgcttctgttttgctttctttgtggtAACCTGCCTCGTGTTTAACtgtcaccctgatttttcagccttctgatgttttgcATTTCTACTGGAGCTTTCTCATgattgtaaaataaacaaagagtGATGTTTGGTGGGTAATACATTCCtttccagggggaaggacaaCTTGATGGACctctagtttgaccagtggaGTCAGAGAGGTGTTAGCCTCATGCCCCAATCACTGTTTAAACTTTTGGAGTTTAAACTCCAAAACCTATATAAGtcagaatcccagaataaattttcttcttttttgtcttgACACTGACTCAGTGAGTGTCCATCTAGTGACACTTAACAGtggtttaataattaaaattaagacagaaatgaaatttaactACTGCTACCACTGCTACAAAAGATCTTACTGGTTcagatttctctgtgaaaaaaaaaagaagttgtgatggtttcagtggaaaagaatttaaaatgagCTTATTGTTTCCTTTATACGTCAACAAACCCTCTAAGTTGGTTAggatttctgtgtttcctctctgctttaAGGTTTCTGAAATTGCACAGGATGTTTCTCATGGCTTTGTGTGAATTAAATAAGTTGTAAAATTTCCGTTGCAAATGTCATCTGAAGCAGGGCCTGAAGAAAAGTGGGTTTATTAAAATTTGTCACTTATGAATGAGGCTTCCTTAGAGATGTATGAGAGTTCTCCCTCCCTTTGGGCAGAGACACTTGAGCGTGCACTTGCACTTTGTAGTACTTAGTGTTTCCTGGAGGTCAGAGcactcagagctgcctgcactggGTGTGTGACCCGGAGGCAGTGCTCAGAGGGGACAGCCAAGCTTGGGAACAGCTGCCAAGAGGTGACAGAATTCTGTGCTTGCCCTATTTTTGCCTTTCCTCACCTTTCATCCTTCACACGATGCGCTAATCATCATTTTGGGCTGCCAgaacaaaaagttattttgttttccaaatgcccagagctgcagaagtgGCGGTGCCCAGAGTACTACGAGAACAATGTGCACAAGATGCAGCTGCCTTTCTCCAACAAGCTGCTGGGCAGCACTGTGGCATCcgaggagaagcaggagaagaggcagcagcagctgcggCGGCTCCAGGAGCTCAACGCGCGGCGTCgggaggagaagctgcagctggaccaggagaggctggacagGCTGCTGTATGTGCAGGTAATGGAGGCAGAGGTTCAGTGTGGTATCCTGGGGAGAGAGCAGACTGCTCTCAGAGCTCTATCAGAAGGTCACACATCATGGTAAAGAAGCTGTGAGTGCCGTGGGTGTTCTCTGATAGAGCTTGCTGAGGTTACTTGCGAGATAACAGAGAAATTATTGATGCAGGGGATGTTTCCAGCATCTGAACAGCACTTCTTTTGGGAACTGCTTCAAATGCTGTCAAAGTGTGCACATCATAGTCTCTAGTCATGCAAGCAGAGTGTTCATCACTGCTGACTGCTGTGATTACCTGTTTTGTTCATCACAGCTAACTCTGATCTGTCCACAGGAACTTTTAGAAGATGGTCAGATGGATCAGTTCCACAAGGCTTTGGTGGAGCTGAACATGGACTCTGCAGAAGAACTTCAGTCTTACATCAACAAATTGAGTCTGTCTGTCGAACAAACGAAGCAGAAAATCCTGCAGTCAGAAGTCAATATTGAAGTAGATGTTGTGGACAGCAAGCCAGAGGTAGGATGTTTTCTCCAAGTTAATCTTCATTTTATCACTGAGAGGAATTAAACTTCTGTGCTTGAAATTGTGTCCCTTCAGACTTCCATGGATGAACTAAGCTTTTTCTTTAGCACACTGCAAGTCATTATTAAGTTGGTGActgcttctctcttttcagAGAGAATGTCCTGAGACAACCATCCTTAATCTTCAGTAGCCTTCTATTAGAGATACAGAGGAACTCATCAATCTTTTTGTTAAAACCggtatttgttttcctttctgttcttcctcttcagGTGCAGAGAACTTTATGGTAAACAACCAACCCTGCCTTCATTGTAGCTGTCTATTTTTGGTGCATTTAAACAGCATGTTCTGTTTTGGTTCCTTAATGAAAGATTGATTACTACGCTTGATTGTTGGAGTTGTCTTGAAGATGAGAAGCTCCTTGTCAGCTTTGCCAGGCTAACACAggcccagcacacagcagctgctgccaagagGTGCTCTAAGGCTGATTGTGCATGTGCTTTTAATTGCCTTTCAGGTCACATAAGACAGAGGTTTTTTAGGTTTATCAGCCTCTGTTCAGGGAAAAGGTAAAGAGGACAAGGTAGAGAGAAAATTCAAGCATAGAGGAGAGATCCTTATttaggttgcccagagaatctgtggcttgctcatccctggaagtgttcaaggccagattggagcagcctggtctggtggaaggtgtcagtgggtgggactggatgagtttttgaggtcctttccaacccaaaccattctgtgattctatgataatgCAACAATGAGAATGATTGTTCATCAGTAAAATTCAGGGAGATGATGGGCTTATCATTGTGGAGAATCTTTCTGCCTTCTGTCAAAGAAGATATtctagaaaaaaagagaattgaaAGATTACCAGTTACCTGTGATTTTTCTAGTGACTGTCCCTAAATTCCAACATCTCCCTTATCCCTGCTCTTTGCTAGGTGCAATCTCAGACCTCAGAATGAATCAACAGGCTTTGCTGTTTGGTCTGTGCCTTGAGAGAGCACTTAGAATTATCACAGAGTCCCTTTGTAAGACCAAGTGTCCAGCTGAGTTCTGTatagttttctgcttttgtctttctaTAAAGAAATGCGTTTAACAGGACTTCATGAGATTACATTTTTATCTGTAACAATGAACACTTCTAAACTTCAGTTTAAGTAATTGAATTTGGTCAAGTAGATATAAAATAGATACTTAGGAATGTTAG from the Sylvia atricapilla isolate bSylAtr1 chromosome 16, bSylAtr1.pri, whole genome shotgun sequence genome contains:
- the ACTR5 gene encoding actin-related protein 5, with amino-acid sequence MAAPTRVFAFRDVRWAPDPVLEPSAAVRSPQPVPLVIDNGSFQTRAGWACPDPSVPAEPLLRFRSLAARSRGARGGAGAETQVGNDLGSPEPLRWLLRSPFDRNVPVQLELQELLLDHVFQRLGVSSQGCVDHPIVLTEAVCNPLYSRQMMSELLFECYQVPKVSYGVDSLYSFYHNRRQNWPCSGLVISSGYQCTHILPVLEGRLDAKNCKRINLGGCQAAVYLQRLLQLKYPGHFAAITLSRMEEILHEHSYIAHDYIEELQKWRCPEYYENNVHKMQLPFSNKLLGSTVASEEKQEKRQQQLRRLQELNARRREEKLQLDQERLDRLLYVQELLEDGQMDQFHKALVELNMDSAEELQSYINKLSLSVEQTKQKILQSEVNIEVDVVDSKPETPDLDPLGSEQSLEDVESINEFEPLFAEEQPEVEKPVAAVQPVFNLAEYHQLFLGTERIRAPEIVFQPSLIGEDQAGIAETMQYVLERYSKEQQATLVQNVFLTGGNMMYPGLKARIQKELLEMRPFQSSFQVHLASSPVLDAWYGARDWAVEYMSREEGWISRKDYEEKGGEYLKEHCASNVYVPIRLPKQAPRAAEAAGRASGTGNPGEQA